In a genomic window of Agarivorans albus:
- the glnD gene encoding bifunctional uridylyltransferase/uridylyl-removing protein GlnD — translation METTLAAPPLPCVEEISLKSSKRYLDELQEYLADQFNQGVHVVELVQLRSQQMDLLLNCLWKHFGLADHPELSLLAVGGYGRGELHPRSDIDILILTREQVKPAIADKISAFITLLWDIRLDVGQSVRTLKECLELGLEDITIATNLQESRLLFGDKALYQELCMAVCADSFWPSEAFFRAKKDEQLSRHRQYKGNAYSLEPDIKANPGGLRDIQTICWVAGRHFGSSDLDELTKQNFLTLAECRELQDCRDFLWRVRFALHIHLPKSDDRLLFDRQLAVAQSLGYSGEHNAPVERLMKHFFQTVRRISELNEMLLQLFDEAILGNTAMDVQPVDENFMLRGNLIDSANGQLFLEQPEQILVMFLHIADNPKITGIYSATLRQLREARRRLTHWLQDIPECRRYFRRLIKHPNVTGLPLTLMHRYGVLSTYFPAWSRIVGQMQFDLFHAFTVDEHTHRLINKIHSFNDEKTKEVHPLCCQVYPRLERPDLLALAAIFHDIAKGRKGDHSTLGAVDAEEFCLAHGFSKPSARTVAWLVKHHLLMSVTAQRRDIYDPEVITEFAKVVRDQRHLDMLLCLTVADICATNDDTWNSWKRTLLSELYNSTQKALRRGLENPVDIRGVIRDKQKKAIQQLELKGYSEEQVRGLWQRFRADYFLRHTPQQIAWHSDHLWGHSEDQPLVLVSRRATRGGTEIFIHCQDIPHLFASVAAELDQKNLNIHDAQIMSSRDGFVLDTFVVLDHEGEPLSLERGILLQQTLAEKLHVAAPIDLKQRRVPRQVQQFSIAPRVEFLPTKGNRTLIEVVALDKPGLLAKISAVFQSFNYTIHAAKVTTIGEKAEDFFSISNCEREKLSPEQKQQLKSILEQALKQ, via the coding sequence ATGGAAACGACGTTAGCAGCACCGCCTTTGCCCTGCGTAGAAGAGATATCGCTTAAAAGTAGTAAGCGATATCTAGACGAACTGCAAGAGTACTTAGCCGATCAGTTCAACCAGGGCGTGCATGTCGTTGAGTTAGTGCAGTTGCGCTCTCAACAAATGGACTTGTTACTTAACTGTTTGTGGAAGCATTTTGGTTTAGCCGATCACCCAGAGCTCTCGTTGCTTGCCGTAGGTGGTTATGGCCGAGGCGAACTACACCCTCGTTCAGATATCGACATTCTTATTCTCACACGAGAGCAAGTTAAACCAGCAATAGCGGACAAAATATCAGCGTTTATTACCTTACTGTGGGATATACGCTTAGATGTAGGCCAAAGTGTTCGGACGCTCAAAGAGTGTTTAGAGCTAGGTCTAGAAGACATTACTATTGCTACCAACTTGCAAGAGTCACGTTTGCTGTTTGGTGATAAAGCACTGTATCAAGAGCTCTGTATGGCCGTTTGCGCCGACAGTTTTTGGCCTAGCGAAGCTTTTTTCCGCGCCAAAAAGGATGAGCAACTAAGTCGTCACCGCCAATACAAAGGTAATGCGTATTCCTTAGAACCAGATATTAAAGCTAACCCTGGTGGCTTACGTGATATTCAAACGATTTGTTGGGTAGCCGGCCGCCATTTTGGCAGTAGCGACTTAGATGAACTCACTAAACAAAACTTCCTTACTTTAGCAGAGTGCAGAGAACTGCAAGATTGTCGCGATTTTTTGTGGCGAGTGCGCTTTGCGCTGCATATTCACTTGCCTAAAAGTGATGACCGTTTGTTATTTGATCGCCAGTTAGCTGTAGCTCAGTCATTGGGTTATAGCGGTGAGCACAATGCGCCCGTTGAGCGCTTAATGAAGCACTTCTTCCAAACGGTGCGTCGAATTTCCGAATTAAATGAAATGCTACTGCAGCTCTTCGATGAAGCGATCCTTGGTAACACCGCCATGGATGTTCAGCCAGTCGATGAAAACTTTATGCTACGCGGCAACCTAATTGATAGCGCTAATGGCCAGCTGTTTTTAGAGCAACCTGAACAAATTTTGGTGATGTTTTTACACATTGCCGATAATCCGAAGATTACCGGTATTTACTCAGCAACCTTGCGCCAGTTACGCGAAGCAAGACGCCGACTAACCCATTGGTTGCAAGATATACCAGAGTGTCGCCGCTACTTTAGACGCCTTATTAAACATCCTAACGTGACTGGGCTACCGCTGACCTTAATGCACCGCTATGGGGTTTTATCAACCTATTTTCCTGCTTGGAGCCGCATTGTTGGTCAGATGCAATTTGATTTATTCCATGCTTTCACAGTTGATGAGCATACCCATCGCCTGATTAACAAAATCCATTCGTTTAATGATGAAAAAACCAAAGAGGTTCACCCTCTTTGTTGCCAAGTATACCCGCGTTTAGAACGACCCGATTTACTGGCTTTAGCAGCCATTTTTCATGATATTGCTAAAGGACGCAAAGGCGATCACTCAACCTTGGGTGCGGTAGATGCCGAAGAGTTCTGTTTGGCTCATGGATTTAGTAAACCCTCCGCTCGCACCGTAGCGTGGCTAGTTAAGCACCACTTATTGATGTCGGTAACCGCTCAACGCCGCGATATTTATGATCCTGAAGTGATTACCGAGTTTGCTAAGGTCGTACGTGATCAACGCCACCTAGACATGTTGCTTTGTTTAACGGTAGCAGATATTTGCGCAACCAATGACGATACCTGGAACAGCTGGAAGCGAACCTTATTAAGCGAACTTTATAATTCGACACAAAAAGCCTTACGAAGAGGCTTGGAAAATCCTGTCGATATTCGTGGGGTAATTAGAGATAAGCAGAAGAAAGCCATTCAGCAATTAGAGCTTAAAGGCTATTCAGAAGAGCAAGTGCGCGGCTTATGGCAGCGTTTTAGGGCCGATTACTTTCTGCGCCACACTCCTCAGCAAATTGCTTGGCACAGCGACCACTTATGGGGCCACAGCGAAGACCAGCCTTTAGTATTGGTTAGTCGTCGCGCAACTCGCGGCGGCACAGAGATATTTATCCATTGCCAAGATATACCGCATTTATTTGCATCAGTTGCCGCTGAACTAGATCAAAAGAATCTGAATATTCATGATGCGCAGATCATGTCGAGCCGTGATGGTTTTGTACTTGATACCTTTGTGGTGCTCGATCATGAGGGCGAACCTCTCTCACTTGAGCGCGGTATTTTGCTGCAGCAAACATTGGCCGAAAAGCTTCATGTTGCAGCGCCAATTGATTTGAAACAGCGCCGTGTGCCGCGCCAAGTGCAACAGTTCTCTATCGCACCTCGTGTAGAGTTTTTGCCCACCAAAGGTAATCGAACCTTGATTGAAGTTGTCGCCTTGGATAAACCTGGTTTATTGGCTAAAATTAGCGCCGTATTTCAATCCTTTAATTACACGATTCACGCAGCTAAAGTCACCACCATTGGTGAGAAAGCAGAAGATTTCTTCAGTATTAGTAACTGTGAACGTGAAAAGCTAAGTCCAGAGCAAAAGCAGCAGCTTAAGAGCATTCTGGAACAAGCACTCAAACAATAA
- the map gene encoding type I methionyl aminopeptidase, with translation MSIVIKTPEQIEKMRVAGRLAADVLTMIAPYVKVGVSTDELNQRCHDYIVNEQGAIPAPLDYHGFPKSICTSVNDVVCHGIPSSTHILQDGDVINIDITVIKDGYHGDTSKMFLVGNASPADKLLCRVTQQALYQAIKVVKPGNKVSDIGNAIQKYLKKGNYRYGIVDNFCGHGIGEGFHEDPQIMHYRNNDRTVLKAGMCFTIEPMINQGKKGNWVDDEDGWTARTNDGKNSAQWEHTLLVTNDGVEVLTLRDEEDLPRIIKH, from the coding sequence ATGAGCATAGTAATAAAAACCCCTGAACAAATCGAAAAGATGCGCGTTGCTGGTCGCCTAGCGGCAGACGTTCTCACCATGATCGCCCCTTATGTTAAGGTTGGCGTTAGCACCGATGAACTTAATCAACGCTGCCATGACTACATAGTAAACGAGCAAGGGGCTATTCCTGCGCCACTAGATTACCATGGCTTCCCTAAATCAATCTGTACCTCGGTAAACGATGTGGTATGCCATGGTATTCCATCTAGTACCCATATTTTGCAAGATGGCGATGTAATCAACATCGATATCACCGTTATAAAAGACGGTTATCACGGCGATACCTCCAAAATGTTTTTGGTCGGCAATGCCTCACCTGCCGATAAACTGTTATGCCGCGTGACTCAACAAGCGCTCTACCAAGCTATTAAAGTGGTAAAACCTGGCAATAAAGTCAGCGATATTGGTAATGCAATTCAAAAATACTTGAAGAAAGGCAACTATCGCTATGGCATTGTCGATAACTTTTGTGGCCACGGTATTGGCGAAGGTTTCCATGAAGATCCACAAATCATGCATTACCGCAACAACGACCGAACGGTATTAAAAGCAGGCATGTGCTTTACCATTGAACCGATGATCAACCAGGGCAAAAAAGGCAACTGGGTTGACGATGAAGATGGTTGGACAGCGCGCACCAATGATGGCAAAAACTCCGCTCAGTGGGAGCACACGCTGCTAGTCACTAATGACGGTGTTGAAGTGTTAACACTTCGTGACGAAGAAGACTTACCACGTATTATTAAACACTAA
- the rpsB gene encoding 30S ribosomal protein S2: MANVSMRDMLQAGVHFGHQTRYWNPKMKPFIFGARNKVHIINLEKTVPMFNDAMSVLKKVASKKGKVLFVGTKRAAGDTIKTEALRSDQFYVNHRWLGGMLTNWKTVRQSIKRLKDLEAQSQDGTFEKLTKKEALMRTREMEKLEKSLGGIKNMGGLPDVLFVIDAEHEHIAIREANNLGIPVISVVDTNSAPDGVDYIIPGNDDAIRAIKLYLGAAADTVIEGRQDDIVVQAEEDGFVEEAAE, translated from the coding sequence ATGGCAAACGTTTCAATGCGCGATATGCTTCAAGCAGGCGTACACTTTGGTCACCAAACTCGTTACTGGAACCCAAAAATGAAGCCTTTCATTTTTGGTGCTCGTAACAAAGTTCATATCATTAACTTAGAAAAAACTGTACCTATGTTTAATGATGCAATGTCTGTTCTTAAGAAAGTTGCATCTAAGAAAGGTAAAGTTCTTTTTGTTGGTACTAAGCGCGCTGCTGGTGACACCATCAAAACTGAAGCACTTCGTTCAGATCAATTCTACGTTAACCACCGCTGGTTAGGTGGTATGTTGACTAACTGGAAAACAGTTCGTCAATCTATCAAGCGTCTAAAAGATCTAGAAGCTCAAAGCCAAGACGGTACTTTCGAAAAGCTAACCAAGAAAGAGGCGCTTATGCGTACTCGCGAAATGGAAAAGCTTGAGAAAAGCCTTGGCGGTATCAAAAACATGGGCGGTTTACCAGACGTATTGTTTGTAATCGATGCTGAACACGAGCACATCGCTATTCGCGAAGCAAACAACCTAGGTATCCCAGTTATCTCTGTAGTTGATACTAACTCTGCACCAGACGGTGTTGATTACATCATTCCTGGTAACGACGATGCTATCCGTGCAATTAAATTGTACCTTGGCGCAGCTGCTGATACTGTTATCGAAGGTCGTCAAGACGACATCGTAGTACAAGCTGAAGAAGATGGTTTCGTAGAGGAAGCTGCTGAGTAA
- the tsf gene encoding translation elongation factor Ts produces MAITAALVKELRDRTGAGMMDCKKALTETDGDIELAIDNMRKSGAAKAAKKAGNIAADGAIIIKEGAGFAALLEVNCQTDFVAKDGNFTAFAEKVAEAAAAEKTDIETLKANFEEERVQLVAKIGENISIRRVEYLDGAPIASYRHGERIGVAVTGEADVETLKHVAMHVAASKPEFLSPEDVPADVVEKEKKLQIEIAMNEGKPAEIAEKMVTGRMKKFTGEISLTGQAFIMEPKKTVGAILKEKGASVAGFIRLEVGEGIEKKEEDFAAEVAAQIAAAKK; encoded by the coding sequence ATGGCAATTACTGCTGCCCTAGTAAAAGAACTGCGCGACCGTACCGGCGCAGGCATGATGGATTGTAAAAAAGCGTTGACTGAAACTGATGGTGACATCGAGTTAGCGATTGATAATATGCGTAAGAGCGGTGCTGCTAAAGCGGCTAAAAAAGCCGGCAACATTGCTGCTGACGGCGCGATTATTATTAAAGAAGGCGCTGGTTTTGCAGCCCTACTAGAAGTTAACTGTCAAACTGACTTTGTAGCTAAAGATGGCAACTTTACAGCGTTCGCTGAAAAAGTAGCTGAAGCTGCAGCTGCAGAAAAAACAGACATCGAAACTTTGAAAGCAAACTTCGAAGAAGAGCGTGTTCAACTGGTTGCTAAAATCGGTGAAAACATCTCAATTCGTCGCGTTGAGTACTTAGACGGTGCTCCAATTGCTTCTTACCGTCACGGTGAGCGTATTGGTGTTGCTGTAACTGGTGAAGCTGATGTTGAAACACTTAAGCACGTTGCAATGCACGTTGCTGCTTCTAAGCCAGAGTTTTTATCTCCTGAAGACGTACCAGCCGACGTTGTAGAAAAAGAGAAAAAGCTACAAATCGAAATTGCTATGAACGAAGGCAAACCAGCTGAGATCGCCGAGAAAATGGTGACTGGCCGTATGAAGAAATTCACCGGTGAAATCTCATTAACTGGCCAAGCGTTCATCATGGAGCCTAAGAAAACTGTTGGCGCTATCTTGAAAGAGAAAGGTGCTTCTGTTGCTGGTTTCATTCGCCTAGAAGTTGGCGAAGGCATTGAGAAGAAAGAAGAAGATTTTGCTGCAGAAGTTGCTGCACAAATCGCTGCAGCTAAAAAGTAA
- the pyrH gene encoding UMP kinase, with protein MSTNPKPAYRRILLKLSGEALMGDEGFGIDPKVLDRMALEIKELVELGIQVGLVIGGGNLFRGEGLAKAGMNRVVGDHMGMLATVMNGLAMRDALHRNFVNARLMSAIELNGVCDSYNWADAISNLKAGKVVIFSAGTGNPFFTTDSAACLRGIEIEAEAVLKGTKVDGVFTADPVKDPAATLYSELDYAEVLDKELKVMDLAAFTLARDHNLPIRVFNMNKPGSLKNVVMGADEGTTICHVSNKTETE; from the coding sequence ATGAGCACCAATCCTAAACCTGCATATCGTCGCATTCTTTTAAAACTTTCAGGTGAAGCCCTAATGGGTGATGAAGGTTTTGGTATTGACCCTAAAGTATTGGACCGTATGGCTCTTGAAATTAAAGAGTTAGTAGAATTAGGTATCCAAGTTGGGCTAGTTATTGGTGGTGGTAACCTGTTTCGAGGCGAAGGCCTTGCAAAAGCAGGTATGAACCGTGTAGTGGGCGACCACATGGGCATGCTAGCAACCGTGATGAACGGCTTAGCTATGCGTGATGCATTACATAGAAATTTTGTGAACGCGCGCTTAATGTCGGCCATTGAGCTAAATGGCGTGTGTGATTCATACAACTGGGCAGATGCTATTAGCAATCTTAAAGCCGGTAAAGTTGTTATTTTCTCAGCGGGTACGGGTAATCCTTTCTTCACAACAGACTCTGCAGCGTGTTTACGTGGCATTGAGATTGAAGCTGAAGCTGTGCTTAAAGGCACTAAAGTAGACGGCGTATTTACTGCCGACCCTGTAAAAGACCCTGCAGCCACTTTATACAGTGAGCTGGATTACGCTGAAGTACTAGACAAAGAATTAAAAGTGATGGATTTAGCTGCATTCACTTTAGCGCGAGACCATAACTTGCCAATTCGTGTATTTAACATGAACAAACCTGGCAGTTTAAAGAATGTTGTTATGGGCGCAGATGAAGGCACCACTATCTGTCACGTATCAAATAAAACAGAAACAGAGTAG
- the frr gene encoding ribosome recycling factor → MINEIKQDAQTRMGKSIESLKSQMSKVRTGRAHTSLLDGIMVPYYGVDTPLKQVGNVSTEDSRTLTVTVFDASLISAVEKAIMSSDLGLNPSSAGTLIRIPLPMLTEERRRDLIKIVRAEAEQARVAIRNIRRDANSDVKELLKEKEIGEDDDRRAQDEIQKITDAAVKQVDEALAAKEAELLEV, encoded by the coding sequence GTGATTAACGAAATCAAACAAGATGCTCAAACACGCATGGGTAAAAGCATTGAGTCTTTGAAGTCTCAAATGTCTAAGGTTCGTACTGGCCGCGCCCACACAAGTCTGCTAGACGGGATTATGGTGCCATATTACGGTGTAGACACGCCGTTAAAGCAAGTTGGTAATGTATCAACTGAAGACTCGCGCACGCTAACCGTAACCGTTTTTGATGCTAGCCTTATTAGCGCAGTTGAAAAAGCCATTATGAGTTCAGATTTGGGCCTAAACCCTTCTTCTGCAGGTACGCTAATTCGCATTCCATTACCAATGCTAACCGAAGAGCGTCGCCGCGACTTAATTAAGATTGTTCGCGCGGAAGCAGAACAAGCACGTGTGGCTATTCGTAACATTCGCCGTGATGCCAACAGCGATGTAAAAGAACTACTTAAAGAAAAAGAAATTGGTGAAGATGATGATCGTCGCGCACAAGACGAAATTCAAAAAATCACTGATGCAGCCGTTAAGCAGGTTGATGAAGCCTTAGCCGCAAAAGAAGCAGAATTGCTGGAAGTTTAA
- the uppS gene encoding polyprenyl diphosphate synthase, with the protein MTLPEAQQLAVKDAMPKHVAIIMDGNGRWAQQRGKLRMFGHQAGVKSVRRAVSFATQLGVKSLTLFAFSSENWRRPEEEVSSLMNLFLTVLQREVKKLKNNNVQLRIIGDTSRFSEKLQKRIAIAQNETATNDGLVLNIAANYGGRWDIVNASKQLAEQVKKGHLDAQDISEEHISALMDSDTVGDVDLLIRTGGDHRISNFLLWQTAYAELYFSDVLWPDFDEDAFGEAIAAFVSRERRFGCTGEQVQALLIDNQKNEDHFA; encoded by the coding sequence ATGACCTTACCTGAAGCGCAGCAGTTAGCCGTGAAAGATGCTATGCCAAAGCACGTTGCCATAATTATGGATGGCAACGGGCGCTGGGCTCAGCAACGCGGTAAATTGCGCATGTTTGGCCATCAAGCAGGGGTGAAGTCTGTAAGACGGGCTGTAAGTTTTGCCACCCAACTTGGCGTAAAGTCATTAACCTTGTTTGCCTTTAGCAGCGAGAACTGGCGACGCCCAGAAGAAGAAGTGTCAAGCTTAATGAACTTGTTTTTGACAGTTTTGCAACGAGAAGTTAAAAAACTGAAAAACAATAATGTACAACTAAGAATAATTGGTGATACTTCTCGCTTTAGCGAAAAATTGCAAAAGCGTATTGCCATTGCTCAAAATGAAACTGCCACAAACGATGGTTTGGTGCTAAATATTGCGGCTAACTATGGCGGTCGTTGGGACATTGTAAACGCTAGCAAACAACTTGCAGAGCAAGTTAAGAAAGGACACTTAGATGCACAAGATATTAGCGAAGAGCATATCTCGGCATTAATGGACAGTGATACGGTTGGCGATGTGGATTTGTTAATCCGTACCGGTGGCGATCACCGAATTAGTAACTTTTTGCTATGGCAAACCGCTTATGCAGAGCTTTACTTTAGTGATGTGTTGTGGCCAGACTTTGACGAAGATGCATTTGGCGAGGCCATTGCTGCATTTGTTAGCCGCGAGCGTCGCTTTGGTTGTACTGGGGAACAGGTACAAGCTTTGTTGATAGATAATCAAAAAAATGAGGATCATTTTGCTTAA
- a CDS encoding phosphatidate cytidylyltransferase, with protein MLKQRIITALILAPLALAAIFMLPLFGLAVVFALVLVLAAREWARVVSDQGSKRLSFFVVFSLVFGFSLWQLPLDSLAHSIWFSAMLGLAVAAWLSSLYLLSSYPHSATFWHNSSIFKLLVGLVVLLPFFWSLVFLRSVDPNNPAVGGAWVLYVLLLVWAADTGAYFAGKRFGKRKLAKNVSPKKTIEGLLGGFAVAALVTLGAFIFLDIPQGKEWVLVIASGFTVLASVVGDLVESMFKRQAGIKDSGSLLPGHGGLLDRIDSMTAAMPVFAFFFLHWM; from the coding sequence TTGCTTAAGCAAAGAATCATAACGGCGCTGATATTAGCGCCTTTGGCCCTAGCTGCAATTTTCATGTTACCACTGTTTGGCTTAGCGGTGGTGTTTGCATTAGTGCTGGTGTTAGCAGCCAGAGAGTGGGCTAGAGTGGTGTCTGACCAAGGTTCAAAGCGTTTGAGCTTTTTTGTTGTTTTTTCTTTGGTTTTTGGGTTTAGCTTGTGGCAACTCCCGCTAGACAGTTTGGCACATTCAATTTGGTTTAGCGCCATGCTGGGCCTTGCTGTAGCTGCGTGGCTAAGTAGTTTGTATTTGCTCTCCAGCTATCCTCATTCGGCGACGTTTTGGCACAACAGCAGCATTTTTAAGCTGTTAGTTGGGTTGGTAGTGCTACTTCCATTCTTTTGGTCTTTAGTCTTTTTACGTTCAGTAGACCCGAACAATCCAGCCGTTGGTGGTGCTTGGGTGCTTTACGTATTACTGCTAGTTTGGGCCGCAGATACCGGGGCATACTTCGCCGGTAAACGTTTTGGTAAACGTAAGTTGGCTAAAAATGTTAGCCCGAAGAAAACCATTGAAGGTTTGCTAGGTGGCTTTGCGGTTGCAGCGTTGGTTACTTTGGGCGCATTTATCTTTTTAGATATACCACAAGGCAAAGAGTGGGTATTGGTGATAGCCAGTGGATTTACCGTTTTAGCCTCGGTAGTGGGTGATTTGGTTGAAAGCATGTTTAAGCGTCAAGCCGGAATAAAAGACAGTGGTAGTTTGCTTCCTGGCCATGGCGGCCTGCTTGATCGCATTGACAGCATGACTGCAGCGATGCCGGTATTCGCTTTTTTCTTCCTTCATTGGATGTAG
- the ispC gene encoding 1-deoxy-D-xylulose-5-phosphate reductoisomerase codes for MSKQLVILGATGSIGSSTLKVIRENPESFALFGVTGGKNLSAMLDICREFSPQYALMADEPSNQKLREAIKAESLKVEVPSGNNAITELVKATEVELVMAAIVGAAGLLPTLAAVDAGKTVLLANKEALVMSGAIFMEAAQRSGAQILPVDSEHNAIFQCMPEQVQQQLGYCNLSEAGVSKILLTGSGGPFRYTELTSLSSVTPAQACAHPNWSMGQKISVDSATMMNKGLEYIEAKRLFNTQPNQIDVIIHPQSIIHSMVQYCDGSVLAQMGQPDMATPIAHVMAYPQRQVSGVEALDFFSIGELSFIPPDYAKYPCLKLAIDACYDSQTATTCLNAANEIAVEAFLAERIKFTQIAEVVATCLDKQSYMGAETELSVLLEVDQRARMHADAAVKRICA; via the coding sequence ATGAGCAAGCAATTGGTTATTCTTGGCGCAACCGGCTCGATTGGTAGTAGCACCCTTAAAGTTATCCGCGAAAACCCTGAGAGCTTTGCTTTGTTTGGTGTGACTGGTGGAAAAAACCTAAGCGCTATGTTGGATATTTGTCGTGAGTTTTCACCTCAATATGCATTAATGGCCGACGAACCTAGTAATCAAAAATTACGTGAAGCGATTAAAGCGGAGTCTCTTAAAGTAGAGGTGCCTAGCGGCAACAACGCGATTACTGAGCTGGTTAAGGCCACTGAAGTTGAATTGGTGATGGCTGCAATTGTTGGCGCTGCTGGATTATTACCTACGTTAGCTGCTGTAGATGCTGGCAAAACGGTGCTGCTGGCTAATAAAGAAGCCTTGGTAATGAGCGGCGCTATCTTTATGGAAGCTGCGCAAAGAAGCGGTGCGCAAATTCTACCGGTTGATAGTGAACATAATGCGATATTCCAATGTATGCCGGAGCAAGTCCAACAGCAGCTTGGTTATTGTAATTTGTCTGAGGCTGGCGTAAGTAAAATTTTGCTTACCGGTTCTGGCGGGCCTTTTAGATACACTGAGTTGACCAGCTTGTCGTCGGTAACCCCTGCGCAAGCTTGCGCCCATCCGAATTGGTCGATGGGGCAAAAGATCTCGGTAGATTCAGCCACCATGATGAACAAAGGCTTAGAGTATATAGAAGCAAAGCGCTTATTTAATACTCAGCCTAACCAAATTGATGTAATCATCCACCCTCAGTCCATTATCCACTCCATGGTGCAGTACTGTGATGGGTCAGTGTTGGCGCAAATGGGCCAACCGGATATGGCTACACCAATCGCCCATGTGATGGCATACCCACAACGGCAAGTCTCTGGGGTAGAGGCCTTGGATTTCTTCAGTATTGGCGAATTGAGCTTTATTCCACCTGATTACGCCAAATACCCTTGCTTGAAATTAGCTATCGACGCCTGTTACGACAGTCAAACAGCTACTACTTGCTTAAATGCGGCGAACGAAATCGCCGTGGAAGCATTTTTGGCAGAGCGGATAAAATTCACCCAGATTGCTGAAGTTGTCGCCACTTGCTTGGATAAACAGAGTTATATGGGCGCCGAAACTGAACTTTCAGTATTACTAGAGGTCGACCAAAGGGCGCGAATGCATGCTGATGCAGCGGTTAAAAGGATCTGTGCATGA